GATGAGCAAATGGGTAGAAGAAAAATTGTAGATCAAAAACATCTTCTGATAATGCAAATCGCCCTAAAGCCAGGACAAAGCGTTCCCGAACACAAAGCCAATTCAAATGTTCATTTGCTTGTCTTAAAAGGGAGTATAACTGTTACACTGAACAATATGACTGCAAAACTCAAAGAGGGCGATTTATTACCGATTGAATATCAAACACCAATGTCTATCAAAAACAATGGTGATGAAAACGCGACATTCCTTGTGATAAAAACACCCAACCCAAGTGAAATGGAAAAATAAAAAGCGGGCTCTCGCCCGCTTTAACTTTATAGAGTTATAGGCATCACTGGGACTTGATCGGGAACTATCAATTTTGCTTCAGTGAACTGAATAACTTCCTCAACGGTTGTTTGTGGAGCAACTTCCTTAAGTACAAGTCCTTTGTCTGTCACTTCGATGACCGCCATGTCTGTAACGATCAAATCAACACGTCTGACCGATGTCAAAGGCAACGTACATTTTTTGATGATCTTTGGTGCATTACCTTTTGCAACGTGTTGCATCGCGACTATGACTTTCTTTGCACCAGTGACAAGGTCCATTGCACCACCCATACCCGGCACCATCTTGCCAGGTATCATCCAGTTTGCAAGGTGACCTTCTTCGTCCACTTGCAAAGCACCGAGTACTGTTGCATCGACATGTCCACCTCTGATTAAACCAAAAGAGGTTGCTGAATCAAACGCACAAGCTCCAGGTAAGAATGTTATTGGCATCCCGCCAGCATTTGTCAAATTGGGATGTTCATATCCATTCATTGGAGCTGGACCCATACCTAAGATTCCATTCTCAGACTGCAAGAAAATCTCTACCTTAGGAGGTAAATAGTTTGCCACCAAGGTTGGAATGCCTATACCAAGATTCACAACATCTCCATCCTTCAATTCAAGTGCTACTCTTTTAGCAATTACAACTTTTGCAAGATTTTGATCCTGTATCATTTGGCATTCCCCCTCACAATGTAATCTACGACTGCGTGCGGTGTATGGATCTCATTTGGTGAAAGTCCTCCAACTGGAACGAGTTCTTCAACTTCAACTATCGTGATCTTTCCAGCAAATGCCATCAATGGGTTGAAGTTTCTCGATGTAAAATTGAAGAAAAGATTTCCATAAAAATCAGCTTTTTGAGCTTTTATCAGGGCAAAATCAG
The DNA window shown above is from Thermotoga profunda AZM34c06 and carries:
- a CDS encoding cupin domain-containing protein — encoded protein: MNLLENIPYSDEQMGRRKIVDQKHLLIMQIALKPGQSVPEHKANSNVHLLVLKGSITVTLNNMTAKLKEGDLLPIEYQTPMSIKNNGDENATFLVIKTPNPSEMEK
- a CDS encoding CoA transferase subunit B; the encoded protein is MIQDQNLAKVVIAKRVALELKDGDVVNLGIGIPTLVANYLPPKVEIFLQSENGILGMGPAPMNGYEHPNLTNAGGMPITFLPGACAFDSATSFGLIRGGHVDATVLGALQVDEEGHLANWMIPGKMVPGMGGAMDLVTGAKKVIVAMQHVAKGNAPKIIKKCTLPLTSVRRVDLIVTDMAVIEVTDKGLVLKEVAPQTTVEEVIQFTEAKLIVPDQVPVMPITL